The window aacatttttactgattgcgcccattaattacatttttgccgcCCAATGGCATTctttcagtaagtttttttcaaaaacatggaAATTGTGGTATTACTTGGAAAGTTATATCACTTTTCCTcgtaaaagttaaccaaatttcacaaaactgatgaaccaaagaaaaataatagctgtggtatgtttactatgataactattactgataaaagtgttcaaaaaatatagagcttgaagagcaaaacattactactacttatcttacatactaaacttacagtaaggagagtaagaacaagttattaaacaaattaatcttcatcagaatcggacaatggaccactgtcaacagcatcttcttttgtcagtaagtcCAGGAAGAACTGATGCTTAATCGGGGGAATCCACTGAAGAGGTTCTATCATATCCTTTTTCTTAGCTACAGTAACTGATCTAGGAGTATCATACAGTGGTTGTAAGCTTGCAGAAGAAAAGGAAGTACGGGGTTCTTCCCTTGGCTGATTTTTTTAGATCCAAACTACTAAATTCCACGTCATCAATGTTTCCTTATACAAGAGTTCGTAAGGAATGCTGTCAAACTGTAGCCACTGGACTTGCAACCACTTGAAAGgcactttattattgtttgtttttcttttcgtGACTGACTGTTCCAAATTCTTAGtcgaaaaaaagttattttgttgcATTTCGTACACCTGAAACTTGGATTTTTTTGCATTGCGAATTACTCGAATCCAGTCATCTTTACTGTAGATTGAGGCCGGCTCGGCTGCCCTTTCTATGTGCCCAAAATCTCTATCGTTAGGTAAATAGGAGTGACCAGACACCATAAACTTGTGATCAATCTTACTAACGTTATTATTAGGATTCTGAACTATCGCTTTCCAAATCAGTGACAACTTTAGATTTCCTGAGAACCCCTAGAGGCCACTGTTTCATCCCAGATATACATAAATGCTTGGCCAGTTAAAGTGTGATGAATACCCAAGTTATAAACGTACATATTACGCTTATAGTATGCATTTGATGTAGAAAGTTTGGGGAAAGCTAACGCTTTCTGAAGATCGAAGGTCAAAACAACAGTAGAGTCTAAGTCTCTTGACGTTTCTGTATCTTCCTTTAAGGCTCTTCTTGCCTGTTCGGCTTTTCTCAGATGCAGCTGATGCTCAGTCTCTAGTTCGTTCTTATGAGGTCCGTCGTGTAAAATGgatgttttaattttgtacttGTCACACCTTGCACAAGTGTCCTTCCTAGGGCTATGGAACGACAGGTTGAATTCCTTATTGAATACGTCCCTATAGATATGTTCTTTAATAATTTGCTCCTGAGGTAAACCTTTTTCATCGCAGTATtgtatatacaaattatataattttcgaATGTTGAGATTAGGGCTTAAGAATTTCCTGCTTGGGTTATGAGCCCTGGTATAGTGACTTTCAAATCGCGGGAAAAGACCAATATGTTCATTAAGTGCTTCTTCAGATGTTGTGCACACATTCCTTTTTTCCACGAAGATCTTCTCCTGGTATATTACCCatttcttccttttttagaAGTCTTTGAAGTCTCCCGTTTGAGATAACAAACGTATCCAAAAAGTACTTTTTACAAACTACGATACtttctgttttattatttaaaatgtatttgtaagTAATAGACTTAGGCCCCTTTGATGTATCAGCCAGCTCATTAGGACGGCGTTGTTTCACGGGAACTCTTTGGACAAGTCCAGAAACATAAGCATTTTGTCGAGAAAAATCGCCCAAACTCCAAAAACGAGAAAACATGCCGTTTCTTTCCTCCTCgctaaaaaagttattgcaaCGCTTTACACAGCCACACGTGCTGTTTTCAAAACTCTCTGCAGGAATTATTATCGTGCCTTTACCAGTAACATACTGCTTGCCGGTGTTCCTCAATATTTTTGCCTTGGTTTTCTTATGATCGTTATAATGTCGCACACGATTTTTCCCCCTTTGTACACTATTTTCGTCACTATCTATACGGTTTTCAGGAATATCGTTTAAATCACTCATTTATTCCGTAAACAAAACCACGTTTTTCAACAaactaaagaaataataaaactttgatGCTATCTAGTCAACCACAAAATACACACTACgtaccataacactaaaaaaacctgactaaacaagaaaaagcgagtttaatAGGACCTGGCGCGACATCGGAACAGCGTGGTGCCTTGACTTATACCACTATTCCAGCGAACGAATCCGTTAAGGGGGGTTTACACGATGCCAGTGACTTGAACAAGTTACTAAAATCCAGCACTGGATTTTAGTACTTGCTTTGTGTAAACATATATTCCAATACTAAATTCCAGTACTGATTTTAGTAACGATTCCAGTACAGTGAATAGAAAGCATTTCTATTTACTGGAGCAAGTGGTTACCCCCACTCCCACTATCCTCTTAACTAAACCTGTGTAGACACGATGATTCCAGCGTTcgattttagtaaataaatcagtACGTAGTTTTAGTAATTGTTTTAAAGTGTAggtgttattattattcaaaatgtgcGCAAAATGGACTGAAGATACCACAGTAAAGTTTGTAGAATTATATAGGAAGGAAGAGTGCCTTTGGAATACACAGTTGGTAATCTATAGAAATAAACAAGCCCGTGAGTCGGCTATAAAAAGAATTGTGGAAACAATGGAAATCGAGAATTTTGGCCCAATagatgtaaaaaacaaaataaaaactctaaggTCGACGTATGTACAAGAGGtagcaaaaattaagaaatcgcAAAGCTCTGGGGCCGGAGCCGATGAAAtatataaaccaaaaatgaagTGGTTTTCAGTTATGCATATGTTTTTACAAACAATGGATAAGAGAAGGGTAACATGCAGTAATTTGGTAAGTAAGAAgctactatatattttttattatatgtacctATATTAGTAAttgaatacaaaatatattaaaatgaaattaaaaaatcattcgttCCTGCCATGAAACGGCCCCTGTAGTCATAAAATAGTGTTTATATTTATCCCTTAAATTTCTTGCAAATTGTGAAGAATGATTACTTCCTATACGTGAAACTGATGGCAAACCAGCTACTTCTGACCTCCAACTTCCAAGAATAATTCTACCTTGATCGATATCTTCTTCGTCAACGGATCCCTTTGGCAAATATTCATTTACAGTAGTGCATCTAAGCCAGTTATGTAGGGCACAACATGTTCTGACTATTTTATCCACTGATGATAGTCCACAAGCTATGGGTTTCTCAAAAACTCGAAATCTAGACACTAAAATACCAAAACCATTTTCCACAATTCTTCTTGCACGAGACAATCTATAATTGAAGATTTTTTCATCAACAGTAAGTACATTCTTTGAATATGGTTTAAGTAAATAATGCTTTAACGGAAAAGCGTCGTGTCCAACAAGAAATCCACCATCCGGTAATATATTGTTTTCTAAAGCAGCAAAAATAGAACACTGCGCAAAAACTCCTCCATCTGAGGCTCTTCCATTGTAGCCAACAtcaatgtatataaaattgtaatttccgTCTACAATTGCCATCAAAATAATACTGTTTTGTCCCTTATAGTTGAAAAAGTTACTGCCACAATTCTCAGGAGCTCGAATAAGTATGTGTTTTCCATCAATGGCACCATAACATCCTGGAAAATTCCATCTATGGTTGAAATCACTTTCGATAGCTTTCCATTCTTTGTTACTTTTtggtacctaaaataaaaaatactaaataatttcttattatgcCAAATGTGTGAATATGAGATATTTTCTAGGCTTCAGAAACATATAATGGATCGAATACATTACAAGTAGAAGATGAAGTTGAAGAGGCAACACACGAAGAAGTACCATTAGCAGCAGAGGTAATAAAAGCGAATGTTAGTGGAGCTATTAATGAACCTACTCCAAAACGCCATAAGGCAGCGAAGTCCAAGATTAAAGAAGTTGCTGGTTGCATCAAAGACTTAAATTCTTTAACGACGTCTATTCGAGATCTACAATCTACGGAATCATCTGAAAATGAATTCGATATTTTCGGGAAGAGCGTAGCTGCACAATTAAATAAGTTGCCCCTTTTAGCGGCCGTCACGGCTCGAGCTGAAATTCAGCAAATTTTGACTCGTTCCAGAGTGTCAAATATAGAAGGTACAAGCACCTCATTAGGTTCTTCCAGATGCACCAGTGCATTTAGTACTTTGCCGATCCCGGAATCAGGTGAAACCTTGATTTGTCCAGAATCACCCAACACATCCCTACCACCGGCAGATAACAATACAAGCAATATTCTTTCCGAAGCATATAGATCCGCTTTTGATCTAGATACTGATAATTGGGGTTAGAATcatatactttattttcattcatacttaatatttagatttcaGTTTAAAGAATAATGTGTTATTTTACGTTTAATTGAATAATATGATAACTTCTGGAATAAACGTGGAAATTGCAGGCCGGGAAACGCGGAATTGCTGCTGCAAATTTCGGTAACTATTTCCAGTAGCTAAATATGACAGagtaatttctaattttgttcTGGCAGGTAAAGCCATTCTCATTGTGGTGTCAGATCGCTGTATAGCtggcgatatttttttcaaaagaacgTCAAAGGAAGCAGGAGACATTCTCATACAGTTTCTGTATTCTTGAACGTCTTCGATGGCAAGTTCCTTTAAAAGCATGTTAGATGCACCATGCGTGCTTCTCCTTGCCAGCCATTTTCTAACCCAAATTCTTTTCTTGGGATTTGTTGTTAATTCACTCTGAACAATGTCAATTAACTCCTCTATCAGTACTTTAACACCTAATATTAAGCTTCTTTTAAGTAAAACATATTCCTTCTGCTTCGCactcatcatttaaatttaacgtttttaattcTCGCCTGTAACCTACACTACAAAAtggatttataaaataataatatcttgataaaatggattttatgcAAGTTACTTGATCAAATGACTGGCATCATTTAGACAAGAACTATCTTCCAAAGCACTTGCTTTTGGTACTGGATTCTAGTAACTTGTTCAAGTCACTGGCATCGTGTAAACCCCCCTTTATGTTGAGAGGAATAACGTTAGGAAGCTCttatcttagctaagttaaaattttgacttataccagttttcgactgaatatattagaccagtagaaacataattaatggtataactcaaaaattaaaaaatactgatatataccacttttcctctAAGCGGCTCATGTAAGATCAATTTCGGAGTATACAGTGTTGTTACCATAATGCAAAAATCATATGAATGAACTAGGAAATGTTCAgcgtaagtttttatttatgtaaatattatgcAGTGTacccagatttttttttaagtttttcttctGTAGCCTTAAGGAGAGGCAAAAATCGGTCgatctgaaatttttatttaagcttttaaataattaaattaattcactTAACTTATTGCAGCATTTAAATCTTCTAAGGTGCCCCCGCATAGCATCTAATAATTCGGAAACTTTaaccttaaatttatttttttatatatcattGTAGGcaactattataattattattaatgtattCTTTTGTTTCTCTTTAGAATGTAATTTGTCTAGGGTATGTCACCctcaataattggaatttttttgtgaaatggtgtgaataaaataatatgtgtaatttataatataagataataaataagcAATAGGGagattttttgctaaatttatatttatatagagTAAAGCGGGGGAATATGCCGCATCGGGTAATATGCCTCAGTTCGCTCATAGCTCACTCTGGCGGTTACGCCATCGTACTACCATAGTAACCTGTCGACATTAACGTAGTCAACCACCTGTTTACTGATTTCCTATAATTTTCATCATTTAGTGCACGATAAACCCGAAAAACTGGTAAGTAcccaccaaaaattatttttatacgatATATGGTAggagtttttaaaagtttttgtgatCCGATTGAAATCATCCACGTTGCTGTGGCGAGGTATGATTCATAATCTAACATTTAACACCTTCGCCAGTGACTGTATTTACACCGGGTTTTTGCTTTAGGTTGAAACGTTGGTGTTGCACCGTGGGGTAATATGCCGCATGAAAATGCAAGTGCGGCATATTACCCCAAGTACTTTTTTGATAGGTATAGCTCATGGtgattcgtatttttttatcattccaGATAAACACAATGCCACGTtcttatatttggaaaaatagAAGGGCCCAATGGTCAGAAGTAGATCTTCGAAATGCAGTAAGTGATATTCGTGCAGGCAAAGGATCGGTTCGGGAAATAAGTCGTACTTATAATGTTCCAGTTAGAACCTTCCGTGCGTTCCGGAAATTTGGATAAGATGGCATTAGGTCGCAAAGGCTCACTTACTATGGAACAAGAAGCAAGTTTAgccaaatatatacaaaacatgGCATTTCACGGCTTTGCTTTAACTGCTCTTATAAAAGCTTGCTTATTCTTTTGTGGTCCAACAAAATATTCCACATAAATTCAATACTAACCGGAAAATGGCAGGACAAGACTGGTTTCTAGCCTTTATGAGAAGACACCCTATACTGGCCGTTCGTAGGGCTTAAGGTATGTCTACTGTCAGGGCCAAGGGCATGACAAAACAAGAATGTacacaatattttgaattactgGAAAACGTTCttagagaaaataatttattggatACCccacaaaagatttttaatctcGATGAAACAGGATTGCAATTGaataactataatataatataataaaatggtaAATTGTATCACAAGCGCTGAAAAAGAAGAAACTATTTCCGTTATAACCTGTGTAAAcgcagaaaaaactttttttccacCCTGCTGCATATTTAAGGGCAAAAGTACAAAACGGGAATTCAAAGATGGCCTACCACCTGGCGGCAAGGTTGTTATGGGCGAAAAGTCAGCTTATGTCACATCTGAAATTTTCTTCCAAtggtttaaagacttttttattcCGCGGAAAGGTACCGGTAAGGTTCTATTAATTATGGATGGACATTCCTCGCACTGTTCCAATGTCGAACTTTTAGATTTTGCTATAGCGAATGACGTGATCCTGTTTTGTTTGCCCAGCCACACCACTTATTGGCTTCAACCGCTTGATCGCTCATTCTTTAAGCCCTTGAAAGCTTATTGGGCTTAAACTTGTAAAAACTGGATATATAATAATCCTGGTCGAAAACTAAGCCGATTGCAATTTGCCCAACTATTAAATATTGCCTGGTGTAAGGCTGCAACAATTCAAAATGGGACAACCATCGGTTGAAGATAGTCTTAACCCAGAACAGATTTCCAGTGAGGAGGAGAATGATCCCAGACCAGGTAATGTCACTGCGGTTGAGGAACCTGAAGATACGAAACCCTTTGAAGCAATTGTACCGGTTCCACGCGTCGAACCAGGACCAAGTGGCTATAAACGGAAACAACATGCCGAGATACTAACTTCACCAGAAACAATTTCTGCAAAACGGgcaaagaaagaagaaaagaacagaaaattaaaacaaaaaaaaagagaacggaaaaaaatacaaaatattaagaaaacgaCGAAAACCGGGATATCAaagaagaaaaccaaagaactACCAAGCCCTTCTTCGTCAGATACCGAAACAGAAGTAGTAACGTAGGAAAGCGACGAATCCGAAGTCGATATTGATGAATTAGAATTTTGCGCACAATGTCATGGATCATTTTACGACAAAAAAGGTCCCAAATGCGACTGGCTTCAGTGCGTGATATGTATGAAATGGATCCATGAGATATGTACGAGATCTGACAGATTTTGCGAAGAATGTACGCCATTATCCGAATTTGCTTAAAGAAACAGTTAAATTAGAGGATATCTACTAGTAGCCACTAGGAATTATATTGATAAGTTTTCATGTTTTGTATTTGACttcttttattagaaataaatttatgtttttgggatcattagcattttttattaaatatataaaaactcctaattcctaattttttcataacgaaaacatgttgccatattaccCTGAGCTAGATGCCATATCTAGCTCAGGCTACGGGTAATATAGCAATACCGTATCACTGGACATTTATGATTATACTCTTTCTGACGACGAGAATATGGCAACGAGAGTTTTCACGTCGCAAACCTACATGGGTACGCTCTAAGGTTCAGTGTTCGTATTGCGAGTAGGTCCGATGGAGGTCAGAATGTGAGCGATTGACATTTATGTTGCCATAGTTCCCCGCTTTACTCTATAAATTGTAGTTTATACTATAAGTTACTGAAATATTCCAGTGTTaatgttttccttatttttgatttttttttgaagctttatgggatttttccattaaaaatgcAAGGTGTACAATGGCAATTTACCTTTTCGAGCGTTTTTGCCAAACCATTATTTAAAACCAATTAGATTAAGTTGGAAACCTGAAAAAGTGCtcagatttttttcttatagttttCATACAGGGTgatccagtttaaacgtcattaattttaatacgtgatagagaataagtgttaaaattaagaataattatttgtttatttatcataacttttaaactaccagcttaattttaattaaattttgcatgcaggttattgtagtgaattgtaaattactgatgaagccaatttttttaaaaattgtcaaactggcgtaacatacggagggactttttttttgtctcaaatctacGAGGTGATAaaactgttagattctccatttaatttggaagaaaaagttacttttgcaaaattatgatttaaggcactgtttttaaaatatcttaatttaactgttcagaaatacctgctaaaattttgcaaaaattttaaataaaaaggaaatcGGGCTTGTaaaagttgaatataaaagatgatcaaaagttaccttaagtcattattttatttgatacgTTTAATTTTAACTGGCGttctgcatgcgaaatttaattaaaattgagctggtagtttaaaagttatcataaataaacaaataattcttcttaactttaacacttattctctatcacgtaataaaattaatgacgtttaaactggaccaccctgtataatcactttgaaaaattaattaaatctatttttagctTTTAAAGCTTATATACTTTATAAATCGCCCTATTTGGATGAGGTTACTGTAATACCTGACTGTCGataatttttccttttccttgtctttaataacttaaaactgTATTATAGTATGTAAATGTAAGTTATTATCtctcatataaaaaataaataatattacaattaaacaaaacagttttttagtCCTCATAGCTATTAAAGGtctacaatttaatattaatttttttcatagtttttccgatgtttttttatagaaaattgtagtatttaattagtattaaaagTCAAGATTAATGATGCAATTCTAATCGctatttatgaattaaatttttttatatatagttaCCTAACTGAATGcaataaattaatgaataatgaaaaatcttttataataatagttgtttttaataatataagatTCCTACTGTGGCCAATATtacaagttttattaatttttttattacatggAAGTGGTAGCTTATTTCTAgtgtcaataaaaatttttagataattattgaAAAGCTAATTACTGTCTAAAGCTTTTAGGTATATGCAATCACTCTCTGAGAGTTCCTAGACAATATATAGGAATTGCTTGATCCTAGtcctaataaataattaagaaaaaagtttttatttattatctaaaattatctacttatttaagtttttttatgttttggaaatGCCTATTTATTATCCAGCTAGAATGTGCACTTAAGACCTAAAATTgtttagttattaaaaatgttcacGCAATATCTGGAGAATTTTAGTTACCACCTCAACATTTTCACttagtataaataaatttgcacTTAATATCTGCAattgtaaataagttttttagtaaaatgttGCCGTTATGTGGTTTAAAGTAGGTATTGGGGAAAATCACATATGTTCTCTAGAAatgttgatttttaatatttagttagtCTGATTAATATTCT is drawn from Anthonomus grandis grandis chromosome 1, icAntGran1.3, whole genome shotgun sequence and contains these coding sequences:
- the LOC126735819 gene encoding uncharacterized protein LOC126735819, translated to MCAKWTEDTTVKFVELYRKEECLWNTQLVIYRNKQARESAIKRIVETMEIENFGPIDVKNKIKTLRSTYVQEVAKIKKSQSSGAGADEIYKPKMKWFSVMHMFLQTMDKRRVTCSNLASETYNGSNTLQVEDEVEEATHEEVPLAAEVIKANVSGAINEPTPKRHKAAKSKIKEVAGCIKDLNSLTTSIRDLQSTESSENEFDIFGKSVAAQLNKLPLLAAVTARAEIQQILTRSRVSNIEGTSTSLGSSRCTSAFSTLPIPESGETLICPESPNTSLPPADNNTSNILSEAYRSAFDLDTDNWG